Within the Kribbella aluminosa genome, the region GATCGCCGAAGTACCGGACGAGGAGTTCCACCGGATCCTGGACGTCAACCTGACCTCGGTGTTCGCGCTCAGCCGGCGGATCGTGCCGGTGTTCAAGGAGCAGGGCGGCGGGTCGATCATCAACGTGACATCGATCGCCGGGCGGACCGGTGGCGCCGGTGGTTCGGTGGTCTATGCCACCTCGAAGGGCGCGGTCAGTACCTTCACCCGCGGTCTGGCGAAGGAGCTCGCGCCGGACGGGATCCGGGTGAACGCGATCGCGCCAGGTGTGATCAAGACGCCGTTCCACGACCGGCACACCGCCGACGCGCAGATGCAGGCGATGCTCGCGACCATCCCGATGGCCCGCACCGGTACGCCGCACGAGTGCGTCGGGACGATCCTGTTCCTCGCGTCCGAGCGGATGGCGTCGTACGTCACCGGCCAGATCATCGAGATCAACGGTGGCCAACTGACGCCCTAGGCAACTATCGGGGGGCCAACGGTTGTGGTTCGGAGGGTTTTGCCAGAAAGGACTGATGGTTCAGCCAGGCTGGCTGGCTAACTTCGGGGTTGTCGCAAGCAGTTGACCGCGGCAACAACCAACGAAGGAGAATCTCATGAGCCTCAAGAAGCTGGCCCCGCTCCCGAAGAAGCACCAGGCCCCGAAGCCAGGTGCCTGCCACCAGAAGCCGGCCAAGAAGGCGCCGCGCCGCCGGCCGATCGCACGCTAGTTCCCGACGATGGGGCCTGCAGTTTCCGCAGGCCCCATCGGCGTGTCCGACGGGAGGCGGCGATGACGATCCGGCAGGCGTTCGGGCGGTTCTGGCCGCTGACGCGAGGTGACCGGCGATGGTACGTCCTGGTGTGTTGCTGTGTGATCGTGGCGGCGGTCTGCGAGACGGTCGCGATCCTGCTGTTCGGCAACCTGACGGATCACGCGCTGCAGCAGGGTTCGCTGCGCGCGTTCTGGCATCCGGCGAGCGCGTGGCTGGCGGTCGCGGTCGTCGGCGCGATCATCGGGTACCTCGGGAACTCACTGGCGTTCTGGAGCGGTGAGCGGTTCGTACGGCGCCTGCGTGCGCACGTGTTCGGGCACGTCCAGGAGCTGCCGCCGGACTTCTTTCAGCGGTACCGGCGCGGGGATCTGGTCGAGCGGTTGAGCGGTGACGTCGAGGCGATCGAGCAGTTGGTGGTGTCCTCGACGATCGGGGTGCTGTCGGCGGTGTTCCGCGTCGTACTGTTCGCGGCCGCGGCGTTCTGGTTGCGGTGGGACCTCGCGCTGGTGACGTTCGTACTGGCGCCGTTGCTGTGGTTGGCGGCGAAGGTGTTCTCGGGGCCGATCCGGCGCTTCGCGCGTTCCGAGCGGATCGCGGACGGCGCGATCACGTCCGTACTGGAGGAGTCGCTCGGTACGATCGAGCTGACGCAGGCGTACAACCGGTCACCGGCCGAGGAGCAGCGGCTGGATCGCGAGGCGGTCGCGTGGATGCGGGCGTCGGTGAGCGGCGCGCGGCGGAGCGAGCTGTACGAGCAGGTCGTCGAGGTGCTGGAAACCCTGTGTGTGCTCGGGGTGATCGGCCTCGGGGTCTGGGAGATCTCGCACGGGCGGATGACGCTCGGCGCGTTACTGTCGTTCACGGCGTTCCTCGGGTATCTGTACCCACCGCTGCGCAGTCTCGGCGAGCTCAACCTGACCGCGACCGCCGCCACCGCCGCGACCGAGCGGCTCGACGAACTGCTGTCCGCCGAGCCGACGGTCACGGACCCCGAGCACCCGGTCGAGCTCGCGACGGTGCACGGGCGGGTCGAGTTCGACCGGGTCGGGTTCCGCTACCGGGACGTCGACGTGCTGGAGGACTTCGGGCTGACCGTGGAGCCCGGCGAGTTCGTCGTACTCACGGGACCGAGCGGGATCGGCAAGTCCACGATCGCGAAGCTGCTGCTCCGCTTCCACGATCCGACCGCCGGCGAGATCCGGCTGGACGGCGTACCGCTCACCTCCCTGCAGGTACGCCGCCTGCGCGAGAGCATCACGCTGCTCCCGCAACAGACGCACGTCCTAGCAGGCACGATCCGCGCCAACATCACGTACGGCCGCCCCGGCGCCACCCCCGCCGAGATCCTCGCCGCCGCCCGCTCCGCCAACGCCCACGACTTCATCACCGCCCTCCCCGAGGGCTACGACACCCCACTGACCCCGTCCTCCCCCACCCTCTCCGGCGGCCAACTGAAACGCCTGACCCTGGCCAGAGCCCTACTCCGCAACACCCCAATCCTCGTCCTGGACGAGCCAACCACCGGCCTGGACGCCCCCACAGCCCATCAACTCATCCAATCCCTACCTCCCAACCGCACCACAATCCTCATAACCCACGACCACTCCCTCACCCAGTACGCCGACCGGGTCGTCGACCTCAGCGGGACAACGTACGGAAGCGATGCGCCGAGAGCGGCAGGAAGACTGCTGTCAGCAGCAAGGGAGCTATGACGGCGGCGAGGCCTGCGTGGGAGCCGATCCAGGTTGCGGTGGTGGAGGGGTCGGGGTTGCCGAACAGGTTCCGCGCCGCGGTGGCCGTGGCGGACAGCGGGTTCCATTGGGCGATGGTGCCCAGCCAGGGTGGCATCGTGGAGGTTGCCACGAAGGTGCTGGAGAGGAAGCCGATCGGCCAGACGAGGACCTGGACCATCGTCACGCTCTGGGCGTTCTTCACGGAGAGGCCGATGAAGATGCCTACCCACAGCAGGGCGAAGCGGAGGAGGAGCAGCAGGCCGAACGCCGCCAGCGCTGACGGGAGACCTTGGTGCCAGCGCCAGCCGAGGGCGAGTCCGGTCGCGACCAGCACCGCCAGCGTGACCACCGAGTCGAGCAGGTCAGCGATGCACCGTCCGAGCACCACCGCCGCCGAACTCATCGGCAGCGACCGGAATCGATCCGTCACCCCCTTCGACACATCCGTCGCGACGGCCGTCATCGTGCCCTCCAGCCCGAAGAGCATCGCCAGCGCGAAGATGCCGGGCACCAGCAACTCGTAGTACGACGCGTCCAACGCCATCGCCCCGCCGAGCAACCCGCCGAACAACAGCAGCATCAGCACCGGGAAGAACCAAGTGAACACCACCAGCCCGGGCTGCATCCGCCAGTGCAGGAACGTCCGCCGCGCGATCGTCCAACTGTCCGCGAGTACCCACATCACGCCGCCACCTCCGCCCCGGTCAGGTGCAGGAAGACCTCGTCCAGCGTCGGCCTCCGCAACGTGATGTCCTCCGGTTCGATCTTTGCCTCGTACAACGAGTTCGCCATCACCACCAGCGCTTTCGTACGATCCTTCACCGGGATGCTGATCCGTACGTCGGTCACCTGCACCTCCCCGTCCGCCAGCGGCGCGGCCAGCTCCACGACCCGCCGTACCTCGGCCGGATCCGCGAGCACCAGCTCGAGCCGGTCCGACCCGAGCTGTGTCTTCAACTCGTCCGGCGTGCCCTCGGCGACCACCTGTCCCGCCTTCAGCATCGAGATCCGGTTCGCCAGCTGATCCGCCTCCTCCAGGTACTGCGTCGTCAGCAACACCGTCGTACCGCCGTCGACGAGCTGCCGTACGGCGTTCCACACCTCGATCCGCCCGGCCGGGTCGAGCCCGGTCGTCGGCTCGTCCACGAACAGCACCCGCGGCGCCACGATCAGGCTCGCCGCGAGGTCGAGCCGGCGCCGCATCCCGCCGGAGTACTTGCTCACCGCCTGCCCGGCCGCCTCGGTCAGGCTGAACCGCTCGAGCAGCTCGTCCGCCCGGGCCTTCGCGTTCCGGAGATGGTTCAGCCGGCCGAACATCACCAGGTTCTGCCGCCCGGTGAGTACCTCGTCCACGGCGGCGTACTGCCCGACCAGGCCGATCCGCCGCCGTACCTCCGCTCCCTGTCGGCGGACGTCGTACCCGGCGATCCTCGCCGTACCGGAATCCATCTCGAGCAGCGTGGACAGGATCCGCACCGCTGTCGTCTTGCCGGCGCCATTCGGGCCGAGCAGCCCGGTCACGGTGCCGGCCGTGACCTCCAGGTCGAAGCCGTTCAGCCCCGCACCCTCCGTGCCGCCGCGGTAGTTCTTCCGTACGCCGGCCGCCTCGATCACTCGCTCCGTCGTCACTTCCCACCTCTCTGCGTCGCTTCCGCCCGTTGAGCCGTAGAGTGTACCGTACATTGTACGGCTCAGGTACGATTCCTCCAACGACGAGCGTGGGAGGAAGGTTCCGGGTGGCGGGAAGAAAGGCGGCGGCGCCCGATCCGGTGCGCAGTCTGGCGCTGCTCTGGGGCAGCCACACCAAGCCCGGCCGGTCCGGCCTGACGGTCCGCGCGATCGTCGGCGCGGCGATCGAGCTCGCGGACGTCTCCGGGCTGGACGCGCTCTCGATGCGGATGGTCGCCGACCGGCTGAAGGTCGGCACGATGTCGCTCTACACGCACGTCCCCGGCAAGGGCGAGCTGACCGACCTGATGTTCGATCAGGCGTACGGCGACCTGTACGACGACGACGACGACGAACCCACCCGGCAACCCGGCGGCTGGCGCGGCGCCCTTGAATTCATCGCCCGCCGAAACTGGGACGTCCTCACCGCCCACCCCTGGATCCACGACGTCCCCACGATGCGCACAGCCCTGGGCCCGAACATCACCCGCAAGTACGAGATCGAACTCCGCCCCCTCGACGGCCTGGGCCTCACCGACGTCGAGATGGACTCCGCCCTGACCCTCGTCCTCACCCACGTCCAAGGCACCGCCCGAGCCGGCGCCGAACAACTCCGCACCCAACGAGACTCCGGCCTCACCGACCAGGAATGGTGGCGCCAAATCTCCCCGACCCTGACCGCGGTGATGTCCGGCACCAACTTCCCGCTGGCCGGCCGGGTAGGCACGGCCGTCGGCGAACACTTCCAGTCCGCCCTCGACCCGGCCCACGCCCTGAACTTCGGCCTGGCCCGGATCCTGGACGGGATCGCCCTGCTCATCGACGAGCGGGCCTGAGGATCTCCAGGCCATCACAATCACGTCGGGTGCGGACAACTCCCGCTCACGGGCGGCCGTGGCCATCGATTGTGATGGCCTGGCGGTCCGCTTATCCGTTCAGCAGGTCCTCGAAGGGCGTTGGGTTTTCGAAGGGGTCTGCGTGGGTGGGGGTTTCGTGGTGGAGGGCGGCGACTAGTTCGGCGGCGGCTTGGGTGATGCGGGGGCGGAGGGTGGCGGCGTTCGGGCCCCAGTCGGTGGAGGCGGCGTAGACGGCGGTGGGGACGGGGAGGGCCTTCAGGTAGGCGAAGAGGGGGCGGAGGGCGAACTCGAGGACCAGGGAGTGGCGTTCGGTGCCGCCGGTCGCGGCGAGGAGGACGGGCTTGCCGGCCAGGGCCTGGTCGTCGAGTACGTCGAAGAACATCTTGAAGAGGCCGGAGTACGACGCGCTGAAGGTCGGGCTGACCACGATCAGCGCGTCGGCCGCGGCGACCGTGTCCAGGACCTCCCGGAGCTTCGCAGGTGGGAAGCCGGTCAGCAGGTTGTCGGTCAGTTCGTGGGCGTGATCGCGTACTTCGATCAGGTCGACCCGTGACCCGATGCCGCGGCCGGACAGCTCGTCCCGGACCGCCTCCGCCAGCTGGTCGGCGAGCAGCCGGGACGACGACGGCGTCGTCAGCCCGGCCGTCACGACGGCGATGCTCTTGTCCTTCATCGGGCCGGCTCCTCGATCGTCTCCAGGTCGTGCGCCCGCTCGGCCGCGGCCTTCAGCGAGGCATGCGTCGGGGCGTCCGGAACGTGGGCCGGCTTCAGCGCCGCGAACTCCTTCCGCAGTACCGGAACGACCTCCTCGCCGAGGATGTCCAGCTGCTCCAGCACGGTCTTCAACGGCAACCCGGCGTGGTCGATCAGGAACAGCTGCCGCTGGTAGTCCCCGAAGTGCTCCCGGAACGACAGCGTCCGCTCGATCACCTGCTGCGGGCTCCCGACCGTCAGCGGCGTCTCCCGGCTGAAGTCCTCCAGCGTCGGCCCGTGCCCGTACACCGGCGCGTTGTCGAAGTACGGCCGGAACTCGCGGACCGCCTCCTGCGAGTTCTTCCGCATGAAGATCTGCCCGCCGAGCCCGACGATCGCCTGGTCCGCGGCGCCGTGCCCGTAGTGCTCGAAGCGCTGCCGGTACAGCTGGATCATCCGCGTGGTGTGCGAGATCGGCCAGAAGATGTTGTTGTGGAAGAACCCGTCCCCGTAGTACGCCGCCTGCTCGGCGATCTCCGGCGACCGGATCGACCCGTGCCAGACGAACGGCGGTACGTCGTCCAGCGGCCGCGGCGTCGCGGTGAACCCCTGCAACGGCGTACGGAACTTGCCTTCCCAATCGACGACGTCCTCGCGCCAGAGCCGGCGAAGCAGCGCGTAGTTCTCGACGGCGAGGGCGATCCCGTTCCGGATGTCCTGCCCGAACCACGGGTACACCGGCCCGGTGTTGCCGCGGCCCATCATCAGGTCCACCCGGCCGTCGGCCAGGTGCTGCAGCATCGCGTAGTCCTCGGCGATCTTCACCGGGTCGTTGGTGGTGATCAGGGTCGTCGAGGTGGACAGGATGATCTTCGAGGTCTGCGCCGCGATGAACCCCAGCTGAGTCGTCGGCGAGGACGGCACGAACGGCGGGTTGTGGTGCTCACCCTGCGCGAACACGTCCAGCCCGACCTCTTCCGCCTTGAGCGCGATCCGCACCATCGCCTTGATCCGCTCACCCTCGGACAGCGTGGTCCCAGTGGTCGGGTCCTCGGTCACGTCCCCGACGCTGAAAACGCCGAACTGCATCGGTCCTCCTCGGCTAGGTAGTTCACTATTAAACTACCAGAACATCGGTCCGGCCTGCGACATTCCGCGGACCCCAGCCACTCAGCAAACAGCAACGCCGACCCCGGGCCGCGCTCAGGCGCGGCGGGATCGGCGTTGTAACAGCAGGTTGATGAGTGGTGGCGGTCCGCCGTCAGAGCGACTGCGACATGAGCAACTCGTCGTCGCCGGTGAGGGCGGCGGCGATCCGGCGGTGTTTGCCGGCCTCGTCCGGGCGGGACTGCCGTTCGAGCGTTCGGGCCATCATCAAATGCGCGTAGTACTCGGTGGGCTCGCGTTCGATGACCGCGAGGAGCTGCTCCTCGGCGGGCTTGAGCAGGGCGGCGTGGTAGTACGCCCGCGCCAGCAGCAGCCGGGTGCCGACGTCGTCGGGCGTCTCGTCGACCACCGGCTGCAGCGCGCGGATCGCGCCGCGGTAATTACGCTCCTCGAAGTACTGCTGTCCGAGGCCGTAGCTGAGTGCGCGCATGTCTTCCATGCGCTGCTCAACACCGACGGAGCAGCGGATATGCCCAGGTCAGGCGGCATCCAGGGCGGCCACCTGCGCCGGCGTGAGCTCCAGATCGATCGCGGCGTACGAGTCGCGGATCGTCTCCGGGCGGCTCGAGCCCGGGATCGGGATGACGTGCGGCGACTTCGCGAGCATCCAGGCCAGCGTCAGGCGCTGGGGCGAGACGCCGAGCTCCGCGGCCAGGGTGTGGAAGGCCGGGTGCAACGCGGCGAGGTCGCCGGCCCGGGAGATGCCGCCCAGCGGGGACCACGGGAGGAACGCGATGCCGAGCGAGTCGCACAGGTCGAGTTCCGGCTCGCTGGAGCGGAACGCGGGCGAGAACTGGTTCTGCACCGACACCAGCCGGCCGCCGAGGATCTCCTGGGCCTGGCGGATCTGGGCCGGGTTCGCGTTCGAGATGCCGGCCATCCGGATCTTGCCGGCGTCGAGCAGGTCGCGGATCGCGCCGATCGAGTCCTCGTACGGCGTCTTCGGGTCCGGGCGGTGGAACTGGTACAGCCCGATCGCCTCCACCCCGAGCCGCTTCAGCGACGCCTCGGCCGCGGCGGCCAGGTACTTCGGGGAGCCGTCCTGTGTCCAGCTCCCGTCGCCGGGCCGCAGATGGCCGCCCTTGGTGGCGACCAGCACGTTCGACGTGTCGCCGCCGTACGACGCCAGCGCCTTGGCGATCAGGGTCTCGTTGTGGCCGTCGTCGGTCGCGGTCAGGTGGTACGCGTCGGCGGTGTCGATCAGCGTGATCCCGGCGTCCAGCGCGGCGTGGATGGTCGCGATCGACCGGGCCTCGTCGGGCCGGCCCTCGATCGACATCGGCATCGCGCCGAGCCCGATCGCGGAGACCTCGACGTCGCCGATCCGGCGGGTCTTGTTCGTGTCAGCTGCCATACGTCCAACCTCCCGCGCGGTCGCCGACAATTCCAACAGGAATATCCGCACACAGTGAGCAGTGTGATTGCTTAATCAGCCCGGTACGTCGAGCCGCTGCGTGCCGACGACCGACAGCAGCCGGAGTGCTTCCTCCGACGGCGAGCCGGGCGTCGCGGTGTAGATGATCACCTGCTGGTCGCAGTCCGGGATCGCGAGCGCGTCACAGTTCACCGTCACGAGACCGACGAGCGGATGCTGGAACGACTTGCACAGCGTCGGCTCGCCCGCGATCTCGTGCGCCTCCCACAGCGCGGTGAACTCGGCGCTCTCCGACAGGTCGGCGATCAGCTCCCGCAGCTCCGGGTCGTCCGGGTACCGCGCCGCGACCGCCCGCAGGTGATTCACCGAGCTCCGGGCGAAGCGTGCGCCGTCCACCACGGAGTACACATGCTTGTCGCCGCCGAGGAACGCGCGCCGCAGCAGGTTCCGCTCGGCGCGTGAGCGGACCGAGAAGTCCTCCATCAACGCGGTCGCCAGGTGGTTCCAGGCGATCACCTCGCAGTACGCCGACAGCACGACCGCCGCCGCGTTCGGCAGCCGGTCGAGCAGATCGAGGATGCTCTGCCGTACTGCGCGCGGCGGTCCGGCCGGCCGCACCGGCGGTACTCCCGCGAGGTGGTGCAGATGGTTGCGCTCGGCATCGTTCAGCCGCAGCGCCCGGCACAGCCCGGCCAGGACCTCCGCGGACGGATGCGGTGCCCGTGCCTGCTCCAGCCGGGTGTAGTACTCCGTGGAGATGTACGCGAGCTGCGCAACCTCTTCCCGGCGGAGTCCCGGCGTACGGCGTCGGCGACCGGCCGGCAGGCCGACGTCCGCCGGGGCGACCCGCTCCCGCCGGCTGCGCAGGAATGCCCCGAGCTCCGCCTTGTCCACGCCCTCCAGTGTGCCCGCTCGCCGAGCGTTAACCAGGTACAACCGATGCCTGGTTACCGGTCCGCGGGCAGCCAAGGCTCGAAGGCATGAACAAACTTCTCGACAACAAGGTCATCTTCATCCTCGGCGCCGGACGCGGGATCGGCGCGGCCGCCGCCCGGCTGTTCGTCGCCGAGGGCGCGCAGGTGATGCTCGCCGCCCGCACCGAGTCCGAGATCGCCGCCGTCGCCAAGGAACTCGACGCCCGGTACGTCGTCTGCGACCTGGCCGACCCGGACGCGATCAGCGCCGCCGTGGACCGGACGGTGGCGGAGTACGGCCGCCTGGACGCCGCGTTCAACAACGGCGCAGTCGGCCAGCAACCCGGCCCGATGGACGGGCTCAGCCGGCAGGAGTTCGACCAGGTGTACGCCGTGAACCTCCGCGGCGTCTGGTCCGCGATGGTCGCCGAGGTCACCGCGATCCGCGCCACCAGCGGCCACGGGAGCATCGTCAACACCTCGAGCGTCGGCAGCTTCGCGGGCAACCCGGCGCTTCCGGCGTACGGCGCGCTGAAGCGGGCCGTGAACAGCCTGACGGAGTCCGCCGCGATCACGTACGCCGCTGAGAACATCCGGGTGAACGCGATCGCGCCTGGCACCACGCTGACCGAGATGCTGCAGGACTGGGACCGCGCGCAACCCGGCGTGATCGACGCGCTGATCGCCCAGGCCCCGATCGGCCGCGGCGCCGACCCCGCCGAGGTCGCCGAAGCCGCCGCCTGGCTGCTCAGCGATCGCGCCTCGTACGTCACCGGCGCCGTACTCCGCGTGGACGGCGGCCTCGGGGTGTGAGCTGACGTGATGCCTTGGCGAGCAACCGCCCGGAGAACTGGGAGCCGGACCGCAGTGACGTCTCGGACCTGTCGACCGGGAGCTCGGGCGGATCGACTCCGCCGAGCCCATCCGCCGGACGCTCTCGAAGGTGCCGGGCGGCGACGCGGTCTGACCGGCGCGGCAGGATAGGGCGCATGCAGATCGACGAGCGGATCCGCCGGGCGCGCCCGGACGACGTACCGGCGCTGGTGGAGTTGGTGTACGCGCTGGCCGAGTACGAGCGGGCGCCGGAGGAGTGCCACCTGACCGAGGACCAGCTCCGGACCGCGCTCTTCGGCGACCAGCCGGCCGCCTTCTGCCACGTCGCGGAACACGAGGGCCAGGTCGTCGGCTGCGCGATCTGGTTCCTCAGCTTCTCCACGTGGCGCGGCGTACACGGCATCTACCTCGAGGACCTGTTCGTCCGCCCGGAAACCCGCGGCACCGGCCTCGGCAAGGCGCTCCTCACCGCCCTCGCCCAGGAATGCGTCCGCAACAACTACGAACGCCTCGAGTGGTCCGTCCTCAACTGGAACACCCCCGCCATCGACTTCTACAAGTCCCTCGGCGCCAAACCCCAGGACGAGTGGACCGTCTACCGCCTAACCGACAAAGCCCTCACAAACCTGGGCGCGTAAGAAACCGCCGCCGCAGCTCGGCGAGCAGCTGGTGCTTGTCGGCGAACGGCGTGGTCGCGACCCAGACGGTCTCGACCGCTGCCTGGAACGAGTCATCGTTGAACGTGGCTGTCACCAGCGTGACGGTGTTGTCGAAGGCGTCCCGCCCGGCGAACCATCCGTAAGCCTGGAGCACGAGCGCGCGGGTCGTGGGTGCCGCCGGCTCGTCGGGGCGTCGAGGGCCGTTGAGTGTCTCGAACCAGTCGGCGCCACGGTCCATCCGGTCGAGTACGGCGGCGACCCGTTCCTTGCCGCCGTACCCGGCCTCCTCGCACGCGCGGCGCGCCGCCCAGCGGGCGATCGAGCGCAAGGTCTGTGGATCGGTCTGCTCGAGCAGGTCCACCAAGGAGCGGTCCAGCGCGCACAGCTCGCGGGCGTATGCGGTGCTCTCGAGGCGTTCGGTGGGGAGGGTTCCGCCCCAGGCGGCCTTGTGTTCGGCGAGGCGTTGTTCCTCGGCCTGGTGGGCTTGCTCCCGTTTCCGTTCGGCCAGTTCCGCCGGTGTCGGGAACTCGCGGGCCGACTTGTGCCAGTACGCCGCCTGCCGACTCGTCTGCTTCACGACACGCTCGGGCGCCGGCCGGGCCGGCCAGAACTGCAGGAGGTACCGGTCGGGCGACGACTCGCCGTCCATCGGTGGGCCGGACTGGTGGCCGGCGTCCATTCCCCATCCGGAGTACCGCACCCGATAGTCCAGCCCCGGTTCGAGGTCGAGCGCCCATGACCCGCCACCACCCCAACTGACCAGCTGAGCGGCTCCGATCGGACGGTACGCCGCCTCGACGACGTCCTCCGCGTCGTACTCCACCGGCGGCATCGTGTCGTGGACCTCGACGGTGAACCCGACCTCCCGGGTGTGCAGTCCGGTGATCAGGAACAACGTCCCTGGCACCGCTGCCCCGCACAGCCCGTTCCGCTGCCCGGCGAAGCACTCAACGAGGTCAGCCCAGTCCGCCCCGCTCTCCACGTAGATCTGTGCATAGGCGACCCGCGCCGGACCGCTCATCACTGTGCGCATCTCATTCCCCCATCAGCCGTTGACCGTTTCCTACATGCCAAAAGGTGCAAACGGGGCGTACTGGATCAAATGCCCCTAGCTCTGGATTCTGACGGCGCTGGTGGCCGCGGCGGTCGTCGCATTTGCGACCTCGACGGAGACCCGGCGGCGGCCGCGTCGGTCTTCCAACAGATCGGAGGTGGGCCCACACCGGTCCCGTGGGCCTACCTCCCCGGCGACTTCGCCGAGAACTTCCGGACTGCTCACGACGGGGTGCTCACCCTGAGGCCGCGGCCCTCGACCTGAACACTGCTACGAGCGGCTTTTCTTCGCGAGGTACATCGCCTGGTCGGCCTCGTGCAGGAGTGTGTCGAGGTCGCTGGTGGTGGGCGTGATCGGGACGGTGCCGACGCTGGTGGTGACTTGGATGTCGATGTTCGGCAGCGGCCGGCTGACTGCGTCCTCGAGGCGGGTGATGAGCGTGTTGAGGTCGTCGCCGGTGATGTCCTCGGCGAGTACGGCGAACTCGTCGCCGCCGAGCCGCGCCACGGTGTCGCCGTGCCGGACCGCCGTACTGAGCCGGGTGGCGATCTCGCGCAGCGCGTGGTCGCCGGCCTCGTGCCCGTAGCTGTCGTTGACCAGCTTGAAATGGTTGAGGTCGCAGAACAGCAGCGCGCCGGGGCGGCCGGTGAACCGGGTCTGCTCCAGCACCTTCACGAACCGCTGCTGCAGGAGCCGCCGGTTCGGCAGGCCGGTGAGCGGGTCGTGCGCGGCGTGATGCCGGAGCTTGCGCTCGGCGTCCTTGCGGGCGGTGACGTCGTCGATCTGCACCAGCAGGATCCGCGGCTGCCCGGCGCCCTGCTCGACGATCGCCGCCGTACCGCCGAGCCAGATCGCGTTCCCGGTCGGCTGCGTGAAGACCCGCTCGAACCGGTACGTACCGTTGCTGGCGGCAACTTCCTCGAGCTCGGTCCGGGTCTGTTCCGGCTCGTCGTCGCGCAGGAAGCTGACCAGCCGCATGCCGACCAACTGGTCAGCGGTGTAGCCGGTGATCCGGCAGAAGGCGTCGTTCACCCGCAGGATCCGGCCCAGGTCCGGCCCGTCGAACGCGATCGTGGCCATCCCGTTCCCGGCGCCCTCGAAGACCAGCCGGAAGGTCGCCTCGCTGGCCTCCAGCCGGGTCTTCTCGGCGAGCAGCTGATCGGTCAGCCGGGCCTTGTCGATCGCGACTCCCGCCTGGGTCGCGAAGATCTCCAGCAGCTCCCGGTGGATCGGCCCCGGCCGCCGCTGGTCCTCGGGCAGGTCGACCGAGAGCATCCCGACCAGCTCGCCCTCGGACGAGTACAGCGGCGCGAACAGCGCGTCCAGCGGGTGCCAGGCGTCGGGCGCGTCGGACACCGGTACGTCGGGCACCCAGCCGGTCACCTCGCCCTCCGGCAGCCGCTCGTGCGGCACGAACCGGAGCTTGCCCCAGACGTCCGCGATCGCGAACTCCGCGTCGAACAGGTCCGCCGCGCTCACCCGGCCGAGGAGCGCGGCCCGGGCCTCCGGGGACCCGGCTACCGCGATCACCTCGAACTTGCCGTCCGGGTAGCGCAGATTCAGCACGGCGATGCCGAAACCGAGCCCGTCCACGACACCGTCGACGACAGCCTGCAACGTCTCGGCAAGGCTGCGCCCGGCGCCCATCCGCGCACTCACCTCGTACAAGCGCCGGACGGCGGACAGCCGGACCGCGGGCTCGTTCTGCACTTGTCGAGAATAGGCCGATTTCACCCGCGGTGAGCAGCCGTATCCACAGCTGACCCGGTTAAGCGTTTGTTGTCACAGGCGTTTCAGTACCGAAGCTCGGTCAGACCCCGGTAGCTGCGCTCAGCCGACTGCCAGGCGTCCGTGGGCTTGTCGTGCTCGACCAGGTACTGCTCGACGCCTCCGGACTCCGCGTGCGCGAACATCGCGCCGAAGTCCAGCTTGCCGGCGCCGACGTCCTCCCACGAACCGTCC harbors:
- a CDS encoding FMN reductase, with translation MKDKSIAVVTAGLTTPSSSRLLADQLAEAVRDELSGRGIGSRVDLIEVRDHAHELTDNLLTGFPPAKLREVLDTVAAADALIVVSPTFSASYSGLFKMFFDVLDDQALAGKPVLLAATGGTERHSLVLEFALRPLFAYLKALPVPTAVYAASTDWGPNAATLRPRITQAAAELVAALHHETPTHADPFENPTPFEDLLNG
- a CDS encoding ATP-binding cassette domain-containing protein; translation: MTTERVIEAAGVRKNYRGGTEGAGLNGFDLEVTAGTVTGLLGPNGAGKTTAVRILSTLLEMDSGTARIAGYDVRRQGAEVRRRIGLVGQYAAVDEVLTGRQNLVMFGRLNHLRNAKARADELLERFSLTEAAGQAVSKYSGGMRRRLDLAASLIVAPRVLFVDEPTTGLDPAGRIEVWNAVRQLVDGGTTVLLTTQYLEEADQLANRISMLKAGQVVAEGTPDELKTQLGSDRLELVLADPAEVRRVVELAAPLADGEVQVTDVRISIPVKDRTKALVVMANSLYEAKIEPEDITLRRPTLDEVFLHLTGAEVAA
- a CDS encoding ABC transporter permease, whose translation is MWVLADSWTIARRTFLHWRMQPGLVVFTWFFPVLMLLLFGGLLGGAMALDASYYELLVPGIFALAMLFGLEGTMTAVATDVSKGVTDRFRSLPMSSAAVVLGRCIADLLDSVVTLAVLVATGLALGWRWHQGLPSALAAFGLLLLLRFALLWVGIFIGLSVKNAQSVTMVQVLVWPIGFLSSTFVATSTMPPWLGTIAQWNPLSATATAARNLFGNPDPSTTATWIGSHAGLAAVIAPLLLTAVFLPLSAHRFRTLSR
- a CDS encoding SDR family NAD(P)-dependent oxidoreductase; translated protein: MGYLDFRDQVVVVTGASSGIGAAAAVGFAESGATLGLHYHRNSDGAKHTVGAVQTAGGTASLHQADLADPKAADAFVDEVLAQHGRIDVLVNNAGDLVHRSPIAEVPDEEFHRILDVNLTSVFALSRRIVPVFKEQGGGSIINVTSIAGRTGGAGGSVVYATSKGAVSTFTRGLAKELAPDGIRVNAIAPGVIKTPFHDRHTADAQMQAMLATIPMARTGTPHECVGTILFLASERMASYVTGQIIEINGGQLTP
- a CDS encoding ABC transporter ATP-binding protein encodes the protein MTIRQAFGRFWPLTRGDRRWYVLVCCCVIVAAVCETVAILLFGNLTDHALQQGSLRAFWHPASAWLAVAVVGAIIGYLGNSLAFWSGERFVRRLRAHVFGHVQELPPDFFQRYRRGDLVERLSGDVEAIEQLVVSSTIGVLSAVFRVVLFAAAAFWLRWDLALVTFVLAPLLWLAAKVFSGPIRRFARSERIADGAITSVLEESLGTIELTQAYNRSPAEEQRLDREAVAWMRASVSGARRSELYEQVVEVLETLCVLGVIGLGVWEISHGRMTLGALLSFTAFLGYLYPPLRSLGELNLTATAATAATERLDELLSAEPTVTDPEHPVELATVHGRVEFDRVGFRYRDVDVLEDFGLTVEPGEFVVLTGPSGIGKSTIAKLLLRFHDPTAGEIRLDGVPLTSLQVRRLRESITLLPQQTHVLAGTIRANITYGRPGATPAEILAAARSANAHDFITALPEGYDTPLTPSSPTLSGGQLKRLTLARALLRNTPILVLDEPTTGLDAPTAHQLIQSLPPNRTTILITHDHSLTQYADRVVDLSGTTYGSDAPRAAGRLLSAAREL
- a CDS encoding TetR/AcrR family transcriptional regulator; amino-acid sequence: MAGRKAAAPDPVRSLALLWGSHTKPGRSGLTVRAIVGAAIELADVSGLDALSMRMVADRLKVGTMSLYTHVPGKGELTDLMFDQAYGDLYDDDDDEPTRQPGGWRGALEFIARRNWDVLTAHPWIHDVPTMRTALGPNITRKYEIELRPLDGLGLTDVEMDSALTLVLTHVQGTARAGAEQLRTQRDSGLTDQEWWRQISPTLTAVMSGTNFPLAGRVGTAVGEHFQSALDPAHALNFGLARILDGIALLIDERA